The following proteins are co-located in the Mycolicibacterium goodii genome:
- a CDS encoding alpha/beta fold hydrolase translates to MTERKPNLRTVRELSPTLDFRTIHGYRRAFRIAGSGPAILLIHGIGDNSTTWHSVQSTLAQRFTVIAPDLLGHGRSDKPRADYSVAAYANGMRDLLSVLDIDRVTVVGHSLGGGVAMQFAYQFPQFVDRLILVGAGGVTRDVNVALRIASLPMGSEALALLRLPLVLPALQIAGKVAGSVFGSTGVGRDIPDMLRILADLPEPTASSAFARTLRAVVDWRGQVVTMLDRCYLTESVPVQLIWGESDSVIPVGHAEMAHAAMPGSRLEIFEGSGHFPFHDDPDRFVEVVERFIDSTEPAVYDQDLLRSLLRNGASRSAMTGSLDTKVAVMEAMDVDERSAT, encoded by the coding sequence ATGACCGAGCGAAAGCCCAATCTGCGCACGGTGCGTGAGCTCAGCCCCACCCTGGACTTCCGCACGATTCACGGGTATCGGCGGGCGTTCCGGATCGCCGGGTCCGGTCCGGCGATCCTGTTGATCCACGGGATCGGCGACAACTCGACGACGTGGCACAGCGTGCAGTCGACGCTCGCGCAGCGCTTCACGGTGATCGCCCCGGATCTGCTCGGGCACGGGCGCTCGGACAAGCCGCGGGCCGACTACTCGGTGGCCGCGTACGCCAACGGCATGCGGGACCTGCTCAGCGTGCTCGACATCGACCGGGTGACGGTGGTAGGGCATTCGCTCGGCGGCGGCGTGGCGATGCAATTCGCCTACCAGTTCCCCCAGTTCGTCGACCGGTTGATCCTCGTCGGCGCCGGTGGGGTCACCAGGGATGTCAATGTGGCGCTACGGATCGCGTCGTTGCCGATGGGCAGCGAGGCACTCGCACTGCTGCGGCTGCCACTGGTGCTGCCCGCGCTGCAGATCGCGGGCAAGGTGGCAGGCTCGGTGTTCGGGTCGACCGGCGTCGGCCGCGACATCCCCGACATGCTGCGCATCCTCGCCGACCTGCCGGAACCGACCGCGTCCTCGGCGTTCGCCCGCACCCTGCGGGCGGTGGTCGACTGGCGCGGTCAGGTGGTCACCATGCTGGACCGCTGTTATCTCACCGAATCCGTTCCGGTGCAGCTGATCTGGGGTGAATCCGACTCGGTGATCCCGGTCGGCCACGCCGAGATGGCCCACGCCGCAATGCCCGGTTCCCGGTTGGAGATCTTCGAGGGTTCCGGGCATTTCCCGTTCCACGACGACCCGGACCGGTTCGTCGAGGTCGTCGAACGTTTCATCGATTCCACCGAACCCGCGGTGTACGACCAGGATCTGTTGCGCAGCCTGCTGCGCAACGGCGCCAGCCGATCGGCGATGACCGGTTCCCTCGACACCAAGGTGGCGGTCATGGAGGCCATGGACGTCGACGAGCGCAGCGCAACCTGA
- a CDS encoding PhzF family phenazine biosynthesis protein — protein sequence MAIDVTVLRVFTDSDGKFGNPLGVVDNSTVDPADRQRIAAELGYSETIFIDLPEPDSHTAHARIFTPTSEMPFAGHPTVGAAWYLRDIGTPIKTLQVPAGIVQVSYDGDLAVVSARSEWAPEFAIYDLSSVEELMAADPDDYEDDVENYLWTWIDKNEGIVRSRMFAADLGIREDEATGSAAVRMTDYLSRDLEIIQGKGSVIRTKWSPDGWVRVAGRVVDDGTRRL from the coding sequence ATGGCCATCGACGTGACCGTATTGCGAGTTTTCACCGACTCCGACGGCAAGTTCGGCAATCCGCTCGGCGTGGTCGACAACAGCACCGTGGATCCCGCGGACCGTCAACGGATCGCCGCGGAATTGGGTTACAGCGAAACGATATTCATCGATCTGCCCGAACCGGACAGCCACACCGCGCACGCCCGCATCTTCACCCCGACCTCCGAGATGCCCTTCGCGGGGCACCCTACCGTCGGAGCCGCGTGGTACCTGCGGGACATAGGCACCCCGATCAAGACGCTGCAGGTTCCGGCAGGCATCGTGCAGGTCTCCTACGACGGGGATCTGGCCGTGGTCAGCGCCCGCTCGGAGTGGGCCCCGGAGTTCGCGATCTACGACCTGTCGTCGGTGGAGGAGTTGATGGCGGCCGATCCGGACGACTATGAAGACGACGTCGAGAACTATCTGTGGACCTGGATCGACAAGAACGAGGGCATCGTGCGCTCCCGTATGTTCGCCGCGGATCTGGGCATCCGCGAGGATGAGGCGACCGGCTCGGCCGCGGTCCGTATGACCGACTATCTGAGCCGGGATCTGGAGATCATCCAGGGCAAGGGATCGGTCATCCGCACCAAGTGGAGTCCGGACGGCTGGGTTCGGGTGGCGGGTCGCGTGGTCGACGACGGTACCCGCCGGCTCTAG
- the nrdR gene encoding transcriptional regulator NrdR, with protein sequence MHCPFCRHPDSRVVDSRETDEGQAIRRRRSCPECGRRFTTVETAVLAVVKRSGVTEPFSREKVIRGVRRACQGRDVDDDALNVLAQKVEDAVRGLGTPEIPSHEVGLAILGPLRELDEVAYLRFASVYRSFSSAEDFEREIEALRAHRGA encoded by the coding sequence ATGCATTGTCCGTTCTGCCGTCACCCTGATTCCAGGGTGGTCGACTCCCGTGAAACCGATGAGGGTCAGGCCATCCGCCGACGTCGTTCCTGCCCCGAGTGCGGCAGGCGTTTCACCACGGTCGAGACCGCGGTGTTGGCGGTGGTCAAACGCAGCGGCGTCACCGAACCGTTCAGCCGCGAGAAGGTGATCCGCGGAGTCCGGCGCGCATGTCAAGGCCGTGACGTTGACGACGATGCGCTCAATGTCCTGGCGCAGAAGGTCGAGGATGCCGTGCGCGGCCTCGGCACCCCCGAGATCCCCAGCCATGAGGTCGGTCTGGCCATCCTGGGCCCGTTGCGCGAGCTCGACGAGGTGGCCTACCTGCGCTTCGCTTCGGTGTACCGGTCCTTCTCGTCCGCCGAGGATTTCGAACGCGAGATCGAGGCGCTGCGCGCCCACCGCGGCGCCTAG
- a CDS encoding LysM peptidoglycan-binding domain-containing protein: protein MATLDIPVDIPVDIPMDTRYATGRTAGCTATRTPVRTPARGAVRTVPTPQRVRPRGDRPVRGPQPGRPGGAALRHRGTGVLMSRASHRRRPITPVTTVVLALVAAGITVWLGLVAQFGGVLGSSAPVSVPSELAVVQVQSGETLQQVARRVAPDAPVAQVVQQIRDLNQLESAALDAGQTLIAPVG, encoded by the coding sequence ATGGCCACCCTCGACATCCCCGTCGACATCCCCGTCGACATCCCCATGGACACGCGGTACGCCACCGGCAGGACGGCAGGCTGCACCGCGACGCGGACTCCCGTCCGGACTCCGGCCCGCGGTGCCGTCCGGACCGTGCCGACGCCGCAACGCGTGCGGCCACGCGGAGATCGTCCGGTCCGCGGGCCGCAACCCGGCCGCCCCGGCGGCGCGGCACTGCGTCACCGCGGCACCGGCGTGCTGATGTCGCGCGCATCGCACCGCCGTCGCCCGATCACCCCGGTGACCACGGTGGTGCTGGCGCTCGTCGCCGCGGGCATCACCGTGTGGCTGGGTCTCGTCGCCCAGTTCGGGGGAGTGCTCGGCTCGTCGGCCCCGGTCTCGGTGCCCAGTGAGCTCGCCGTGGTGCAGGTGCAGTCGGGGGAGACGTTGCAGCAGGTCGCCCGCCGCGTCGCACCCGATGCCCCGGTCGCGCAGGTGGTCCAGCAGATCCGTGACCTCAACCAACTGGAGTCCGCGGCGCTCGACGCCGGACAGACCCTCATCGCTCCCGTCGGCTGA
- the lexA gene encoding transcriptional repressor LexA, with protein MSDDTGEFTDGSTETPAETDGAGRRRAVDSGLTERQRTILEVIRASVTSRGYPPSIREIGDAVGLTSTSSVAHQLRTLERKGYLRRDPNRPRAVDVRAVDDPAAAAVVTTDVAGSDALPEPTFVPVLGRIAAGGPILAEEAVEDVFPLPRELVGEGSLFLLKVVGDSMVDAAICDGDWVVVRQQNVADNGDIVAAMIDGEATVKTFKRARGQVWLMPHNPAYDPIPGNDAAVLGKVVTVIRKI; from the coding sequence ATGAGCGACGACACCGGCGAGTTCACGGACGGCAGCACCGAAACTCCGGCCGAGACGGACGGCGCCGGCCGGCGCCGCGCCGTCGACAGCGGCCTCACAGAACGTCAGCGCACCATCCTCGAGGTCATCCGCGCCTCGGTGACCAGCAGGGGTTATCCACCGAGCATCCGCGAGATCGGCGACGCCGTCGGTCTCACGTCGACGTCGTCGGTGGCCCACCAGCTCCGCACCCTCGAGCGCAAGGGGTATCTGCGCAGGGATCCCAACCGGCCCAGAGCCGTCGACGTGCGCGCGGTCGATGATCCGGCGGCCGCCGCCGTCGTCACGACCGACGTGGCGGGCTCGGACGCACTTCCGGAGCCGACGTTCGTGCCGGTTCTCGGGCGTATCGCCGCGGGTGGCCCGATCCTGGCCGAGGAGGCCGTCGAGGACGTGTTCCCGCTGCCGCGCGAACTGGTCGGCGAGGGCTCACTGTTCCTGCTCAAGGTCGTCGGTGACTCGATGGTCGACGCCGCGATCTGCGACGGCGACTGGGTCGTGGTGCGCCAGCAGAACGTCGCCGACAACGGCGACATCGTCGCCGCGATGATCGACGGCGAGGCCACCGTCAAGACCTTCAAGCGTGCCCGCGGTCAGGTGTGGCTGATGCCGCACAACCCTGCCTACGATCCGATTCCCGGCAACGACGCGGCCGTGCTCGGCAAGGTCGTGACGGTGATCCGCAAGATCTGA
- a CDS encoding LGFP repeat-containing protein yields the protein MTRPGAKLNTAVRRLTIGLLAVALAGLLVPAVASATPESDADAAINSAWEVSGGDGGALGPRQGGVYPIGSGFGQNFTGGKMFFTPDTGAHYVQGAILEKYEALGGPADSDLGFPTIDEGAGRAPDSRNSTFSAPDNPVIFWTPATGARVVRGAINAAWDKLGGSAGVLGVPSDDESYDGDVVRQKFTGGELSWNRKTKAFTTVPPELADQLTGLQIPDDPVSAIAAARRAAGGPMGPLGAKDGDVYKIGDAGGLGQNFEGGKIFFSPETGANVVSGQILEKYESVGGPQGDLGFPTSSEADGGLGPNSRIATFAAPDKPVIFWTPDYGAVIVRGAMNAAWEKLGGAAGTLGAPTADQTEDGNVITQKFSGGAISWDRSDNTFTTEPANLASDLEGLEIPGLAQTPAPAAPQQPQEDSKPFSWHWSWWWLVALIPVLVLAGLVVGAALWHRRRNRGDGFDHEPFDGDHYDDHYDDDHYGDHGDDHYTDDRYDDYAGPDERRDDYGSQDDYREGRFDAERYRQEAPTVTPGAPDPYAHGADDAVTSRFAGTDHGNESVASPFDGPTDVSMPISHWAAPGARPAGDEDDQPEDSAAPAPAPDRDFEDRDHVDAAYERDEIDDDEFDDDDEFDSEGDEGDRADVEADLADDLEDDYEDDLEDTDDDTDTDADFEDDFEDDFDAARENAAPGDAGAGVAAAAGAFAGPVPVTAGFNRPAFEQQQNPDDVDTAPTRVVTPADLRSDPPSGRHAAIELDEPVPSATALHLPLDDPRQAPEGYPVKADTKTGMYWAPDSEDYEEAVAEIWFASEEFARTNGFVRAN from the coding sequence ATGACGAGGCCGGGAGCGAAGCTGAACACCGCTGTTCGGCGGCTGACGATCGGCCTGCTTGCAGTGGCCCTCGCGGGGCTGTTGGTACCGGCGGTCGCGTCCGCGACGCCGGAATCCGACGCAGACGCCGCGATCAACTCCGCGTGGGAGGTCAGCGGCGGCGACGGTGGCGCACTGGGCCCGCGCCAGGGCGGTGTCTACCCGATCGGCTCGGGATTCGGCCAGAACTTCACCGGCGGCAAGATGTTCTTCACGCCCGACACCGGTGCGCACTACGTCCAGGGCGCGATCCTGGAGAAGTACGAGGCGCTGGGCGGCCCCGCCGACAGCGACCTCGGATTCCCCACCATCGACGAAGGTGCCGGCCGCGCCCCGGACAGCCGGAACTCGACGTTCAGCGCCCCCGACAACCCGGTGATCTTCTGGACGCCCGCCACCGGGGCCCGCGTGGTGCGTGGCGCCATCAACGCCGCATGGGACAAGCTCGGCGGTTCGGCAGGTGTGCTGGGTGTGCCGTCAGACGACGAGAGCTACGACGGCGACGTGGTGCGCCAGAAGTTCACCGGCGGCGAGCTGTCGTGGAACCGGAAGACCAAGGCCTTCACCACTGTTCCGCCCGAACTCGCCGACCAGCTGACCGGTTTGCAGATCCCGGACGATCCGGTCTCGGCGATCGCCGCTGCGCGCCGTGCGGCCGGCGGCCCGATGGGACCGTTGGGCGCCAAGGACGGCGATGTGTACAAGATCGGCGATGCGGGCGGCCTCGGCCAGAACTTCGAGGGCGGCAAGATTTTCTTCAGCCCCGAGACCGGGGCCAACGTGGTCAGCGGCCAGATCCTGGAGAAGTACGAGAGCGTGGGCGGGCCGCAGGGCGACCTCGGCTTCCCGACGAGCAGCGAGGCCGACGGCGGGCTCGGGCCGAACAGTCGCATCGCCACGTTCGCCGCACCCGACAAGCCCGTGATCTTCTGGACGCCCGACTACGGCGCCGTGATCGTACGCGGCGCGATGAACGCGGCGTGGGAGAAGCTGGGCGGGGCGGCTGGAACGCTCGGCGCGCCGACGGCCGACCAGACCGAGGACGGCAACGTCATCACCCAGAAGTTCAGCGGTGGCGCCATCTCATGGGACCGCTCGGACAACACCTTCACCACCGAGCCGGCGAACCTCGCATCCGACCTCGAGGGGCTGGAGATCCCTGGACTGGCGCAGACGCCTGCGCCTGCCGCTCCGCAGCAGCCGCAAGAGGACTCCAAGCCGTTCTCGTGGCACTGGAGCTGGTGGTGGCTGGTCGCGCTGATCCCGGTGCTCGTGCTCGCCGGGCTGGTGGTCGGTGCGGCGTTGTGGCACCGGCGTCGTAACCGCGGCGACGGATTCGACCACGAGCCGTTCGACGGGGACCACTACGACGACCACTACGACGATGACCACTATGGCGATCATGGCGACGACCACTACACCGACGATCGTTACGACGACTACGCGGGCCCCGACGAGCGCCGGGATGATTATGGGTCGCAGGACGATTACCGCGAAGGCCGCTTCGACGCCGAGCGTTACCGCCAGGAGGCGCCCACGGTCACGCCGGGTGCGCCCGATCCGTATGCGCACGGTGCCGACGATGCTGTGACGTCGCGGTTCGCCGGCACCGATCACGGGAACGAGTCGGTCGCATCGCCTTTCGACGGCCCGACCGACGTCTCGATGCCGATCAGCCATTGGGCTGCACCCGGCGCCCGGCCCGCCGGCGATGAGGACGATCAGCCCGAGGACTCGGCAGCACCGGCTCCCGCGCCCGACCGCGACTTCGAGGACCGGGACCACGTGGACGCGGCGTACGAACGCGATGAGATCGACGACGACGAGTTCGACGACGACGACGAGTTCGACAGCGAAGGCGATGAGGGCGACCGGGCCGACGTCGAGGCCGACCTGGCGGACGACCTCGAAGACGACTACGAGGACGATCTCGAGGACACCGACGACGACACCGACACCGACGCCGATTTCGAGGACGATTTCGAGGACGACTTCGACGCGGCCCGCGAGAACGCGGCGCCCGGTGACGCGGGCGCCGGGGTCGCGGCTGCGGCAGGCGCGTTCGCCGGGCCGGTGCCGGTCACGGCTGGGTTCAACCGACCGGCGTTCGAACAGCAGCAAAATCCCGACGACGTCGACACCGCACCGACACGCGTGGTGACGCCCGCGGACCTGCGCAGTGATCCGCCGAGCGGGCGTCACGCGGCCATCGAACTCGATGAACCGGTGCCGAGCGCCACCGCGCTGCACCTGCCGTTGGACGATCCGCGGCAGGCCCCGGAGGGTTATCCGGTCAAGGCCGACACGAAGACCGGCATGTATTGGGCACCCGACAGTGAGGACTACGAGGAGGCCGTCGCCGAGATCTGGTTCGCCAGTGAGGAGTTCGCCCGCACGAACGGCTTCGTACGGGCGAACTGA
- a CDS encoding molybdopterin guanine dinucleotide-containing S/N-oxide reductase, protein MPHSPTSLTHWGVFSAEIVDGDIAAVNPPPDDADPSPLLGNMPGSIRHRSRITGPAVRRGWLRDGPGPSTERGADEFVAVSSDELVELLATELRRVVDTYGNEAIYGGSYGWSSAGRFHHAQSQVHRFLKMLGGYTFSRHSYSLGATGAIMPRVVGTHDDLFKRSTQWDVIVEHTDLMVCFGGMPLKNTGINDGGTTAHPMRNALQRFRSRGGRIASFSPLRDDIDGDCDWLPLRPGTDVAVMLGLAYVLATDGLADRDFLDTYCTGYERFERYLLGHDDGVPKSPEWAAHISGLSADTLIALAHRMAAKRTIVTVSWSLQRTRHGEQAPWMGVTLAAMLGQIGLPGGGFGHGYGSMNEPGLAPLRCRLPSLPQGPNPVRTFIPVAAVTDMLLHPGEPFDYNGLRLTYPDIKCVYWAGGNPFHHHQNIPRLRRALARVDTIVVHDPYWTAMAKHADIVVPSTTSFERNDFSGSKNDPLLVAMPKLAEPYADSRDDYTTFSALAERLGFGEQFTEGRSAWEWLVHLYEKWAAGLDFDVPTFDEFWARGHVGLPTDTGLTLFEDFRADPDAHPLGTPSGRIEIFSQDIAGFGYDDCAGHPRWYEPAEWLGGERARRYPLHLLANQPASRLHSQLDGGATSQATKVQGREPVRMHPADAEARGLADGDVVRVFNDRGACLAGVVLDDGMLPRVVQLSTGAWYDPADPADPDSLCLHGNPNVLTDDVGTSSLARGCTGAHVLVEIEKFVGPVPPVRAHEPPVIRTLR, encoded by the coding sequence ATGCCGCACTCCCCCACCAGCCTCACGCATTGGGGGGTTTTCTCCGCTGAGATCGTCGACGGCGACATCGCGGCCGTGAACCCACCCCCCGACGACGCGGATCCCTCACCGCTTCTGGGCAACATGCCCGGTTCGATCCGGCACCGCTCGCGTATCACGGGTCCGGCGGTGCGACGCGGCTGGCTGCGGGACGGGCCGGGGCCGAGCACCGAGCGCGGCGCCGACGAGTTCGTCGCGGTGTCCTCAGACGAGCTGGTCGAACTGCTCGCCACCGAACTGCGCCGTGTGGTCGACACGTACGGCAACGAGGCGATCTACGGCGGTTCCTACGGGTGGTCCAGCGCCGGTCGGTTCCACCACGCCCAGAGCCAGGTGCACCGCTTCCTGAAGATGCTTGGCGGCTACACGTTTTCGCGGCACTCCTACAGTCTGGGCGCCACCGGGGCGATAATGCCGCGGGTGGTCGGGACGCACGACGACCTGTTCAAGCGCTCGACCCAGTGGGATGTCATCGTCGAACACACCGATCTGATGGTGTGTTTCGGCGGGATGCCATTGAAGAACACCGGCATCAACGACGGCGGCACCACCGCGCATCCGATGCGCAACGCGCTACAGCGTTTTCGAAGCCGCGGTGGGCGGATCGCGTCCTTCAGCCCGCTGCGCGACGACATCGACGGCGACTGCGATTGGTTGCCGTTGCGTCCCGGCACCGATGTCGCGGTGATGCTCGGCCTGGCGTACGTGCTCGCCACCGACGGTCTGGCCGACCGGGACTTCCTCGACACCTACTGCACGGGCTACGAACGTTTCGAGCGCTATCTGCTCGGCCACGACGACGGTGTCCCGAAGTCGCCCGAATGGGCGGCACACATCAGCGGTTTGAGCGCCGACACCCTTATCGCGCTGGCGCACCGCATGGCCGCCAAGCGCACCATCGTCACGGTGAGCTGGTCGCTTCAGCGCACTCGCCACGGTGAGCAGGCACCGTGGATGGGTGTCACGCTGGCCGCGATGCTCGGCCAGATCGGGCTGCCCGGAGGGGGTTTCGGTCACGGCTACGGCTCGATGAACGAACCCGGGCTCGCACCGCTGCGCTGCCGCCTGCCGTCGCTGCCGCAGGGCCCCAACCCGGTGCGGACGTTCATCCCGGTGGCCGCCGTCACCGATATGCTGCTGCATCCCGGTGAGCCGTTCGACTACAACGGTTTACGGCTCACCTACCCCGACATCAAATGCGTGTACTGGGCGGGCGGCAACCCGTTCCACCACCACCAGAACATCCCGCGGCTGCGCCGCGCGCTGGCCCGCGTGGACACCATCGTGGTGCACGACCCGTACTGGACGGCGATGGCCAAGCACGCCGACATCGTCGTCCCCTCGACGACATCGTTCGAACGCAACGACTTCTCGGGCTCCAAGAACGATCCGCTGCTGGTGGCCATGCCGAAGCTGGCCGAACCGTACGCCGACTCCCGCGACGACTACACGACATTTTCGGCGCTCGCCGAGCGGCTGGGCTTCGGCGAGCAGTTCACCGAGGGCCGCTCGGCCTGGGAATGGCTTGTGCACCTGTACGAGAAATGGGCAGCGGGCCTGGATTTCGATGTCCCGACGTTCGACGAGTTCTGGGCGAGGGGACATGTGGGTTTGCCCACCGACACCGGTCTGACACTGTTCGAGGACTTCCGCGCGGACCCGGATGCGCATCCGCTCGGCACCCCGAGCGGGCGCATCGAGATCTTTTCGCAGGACATCGCCGGCTTCGGCTACGACGACTGTGCGGGCCACCCCCGCTGGTACGAGCCGGCCGAATGGCTCGGCGGTGAGCGGGCCAGGCGGTATCCGTTGCACCTGTTGGCCAATCAGCCCGCGAGCCGGCTGCACAGCCAGCTCGACGGCGGGGCGACCAGTCAGGCAACGAAAGTCCAAGGGCGCGAGCCGGTCCGCATGCACCCGGCGGACGCCGAGGCCCGCGGCCTGGCCGACGGCGACGTGGTGCGGGTGTTCAACGACCGCGGCGCATGCCTGGCCGGAGTGGTGCTCGACGACGGCATGCTGCCCCGCGTGGTGCAGCTCTCGACCGGTGCGTGGTACGACCCGGCCGATCCCGCCGACCCGGATTCTTTGTGTTTGCACGGAAATCCGAACGTGCTGACCGACGACGTCGGCACGTCATCTCTGGCCAGGGGCTGCACCGGCGCGCACGTACTCGTCGAGATCGAGAAGTTCGTCGGACCCGTCCCGCCGGTCCGGGCACACGAGCCGCCGGTGATCCGCACGTTGCGCTGA
- a CDS encoding PE-PPE domain-containing protein, whose translation MGINTRSIPRTILVTVVVLIGTVALAFASTISSAVRLVVTYALVVPGTGTPNPAVVQNYMENAVNHYLVPGGDCVDGCEPPIAVPYIAQFWPIPLPGWGGLEGAKWNVSVASGVTSLTTTYNNLLVDPDFTDDDHIAIFGYSQGATVSSIVKGNLDNPANADNLNFFFIGNPQRPNGGFFERLAFLGTVPILDATFGNPTPTDTCEHSDGSHCATDFALMYDGVVDFPAYPLNLLATANALAGFWYVHGTYLAPDDDEPPTATPYGYTPTEIQDAIAAANAPNGCTAANHCQRHGDTIYVTLPARTLPIMQPLLDFAAATGTSALIVPLVDLISPLTQTLIETGYDRTDYGRPTPAGLIPRIDPVKLIRDLINDIPEGINAALTPGLTPLPGSTTVTVQAPATQQRSDTENRIQAGDADQNDVLATGVTDTDVVDNGVIDDVVTDNGMTDEGTVETVTDETGATPEATTEETAGVVAAEATPGDTEPVIENPKADPKPLIRISPVAKPGEELTTENTTPKADRPSLRKALGIKGNPVRDFVKSVSKALGIKSPAKAGATPKTTDAKDAGDSKAASDTKDAA comes from the coding sequence ATGGGTATCAACACGCGTTCCATTCCTCGGACCATCCTGGTCACTGTGGTGGTGCTGATCGGCACCGTCGCCCTCGCGTTCGCCTCGACGATCTCGTCGGCCGTGCGCCTGGTGGTGACGTATGCGTTGGTCGTCCCCGGCACCGGCACCCCCAATCCGGCTGTGGTGCAGAACTACATGGAAAACGCGGTCAACCACTACCTCGTGCCCGGCGGGGACTGCGTCGACGGATGCGAACCTCCCATCGCGGTTCCCTACATCGCGCAGTTCTGGCCGATACCGCTGCCCGGGTGGGGCGGACTCGAGGGCGCCAAGTGGAACGTGTCGGTGGCCAGCGGGGTCACCAGCCTGACCACCACGTACAACAACCTGTTGGTGGACCCGGATTTCACCGACGACGACCACATCGCGATCTTCGGCTACTCGCAGGGTGCGACCGTGTCGAGCATCGTCAAGGGCAACCTCGACAACCCGGCCAACGCCGACAACCTCAACTTCTTCTTCATCGGCAACCCGCAGCGCCCCAATGGCGGCTTCTTCGAACGACTCGCGTTCCTCGGCACGGTGCCGATCCTCGACGCGACATTCGGCAACCCGACGCCCACCGACACGTGCGAGCATTCCGACGGCAGCCACTGCGCCACCGACTTCGCGCTGATGTACGACGGGGTCGTCGACTTCCCGGCTTATCCGCTGAACCTGTTGGCGACCGCGAACGCGCTGGCCGGGTTCTGGTACGTGCACGGCACCTACCTGGCACCCGACGACGACGAACCCCCGACCGCCACGCCGTACGGCTACACCCCGACGGAGATCCAGGATGCGATCGCCGCGGCGAATGCGCCAAACGGGTGCACCGCGGCCAATCACTGCCAGCGCCACGGCGACACGATCTACGTGACCCTGCCGGCCAGGACACTGCCCATCATGCAGCCGCTGCTCGATTTCGCCGCGGCGACGGGTACCTCGGCGCTGATCGTCCCGCTCGTCGACCTGATCTCCCCGCTCACCCAAACCCTGATCGAAACCGGTTACGACCGGACCGATTACGGCAGGCCGACACCCGCGGGGCTGATCCCCCGCATCGACCCGGTGAAGCTGATCCGCGATCTGATCAACGACATCCCGGAGGGCATCAACGCCGCGCTGACCCCGGGCCTGACACCGCTACCCGGGTCGACCACCGTCACGGTCCAGGCTCCTGCCACACAGCAGCGCAGTGACACCGAGAACCGGATCCAAGCCGGCGACGCCGACCAGAACGACGTGCTCGCCACCGGCGTCACCGACACCGACGTCGTCGACAACGGAGTGATCGACGACGTCGTGACCGACAACGGCATGACCGACGAGGGCACCGTGGAAACCGTCACCGACGAGACCGGGGCGACACCTGAAGCGACGACCGAGGAGACCGCCGGCGTCGTCGCAGCCGAGGCGACACCGGGCGACACCGAACCGGTAATCGAGAACCCGAAGGCGGACCCCAAGCCGCTCATCCGCATCAGCCCGGTCGCCAAGCCGGGCGAGGAACTGACGACCGAGAACACCACGCCCAAAGCGGACCGGCCGTCGCTGCGCAAAGCCCTTGGCATCAAGGGCAATCCGGTCCGCGATTTCGTGAAGTCGGTGAGCAAGGCGCTCGGCATCAAGAGCCCGGCCAAAGCCGGCGCCACCCCGAAGACCACCGACGCCAAGGACGCCGGGGACAGCAAGGCGGCGTCGGATACCAAGGACGCCGCCTGA